A segment of the Amblyomma americanum isolate KBUSLIRL-KWMA chromosome 6, ASM5285725v1, whole genome shotgun sequence genome:
agctttcgcaatccctgcacaacagacgacccgaagattcattttgggacacaagtctacttcaaccgctgcagagcttgtgggccttcgggaatcgattcgccacatctgcggagaaccgcctcaggagtggtgcattttcaccgactgtaaacctgcgctacacattttagaatgcttcctacgccacacagcctaccaagctctggctcttgatatcattagtcccGTATCATTTGTTcggggaaacggccaccgtatagtgtttcagtggatccccggacactgcggactcgatggaaatgagaccgccgacgctgaagcaaggagcgccttaagcagtggcctgcgtacagctgtagcGTTCTCTATAGTgaacacaacttgtctcctttagGAATTGATGAgaagggcgacggctaggtactgggccctgccagacacccgccacatccgccttaaacggctagatccgacgatgaccttttcagttccttgcggaatacctcgccctattgcatgcgttatccgtagactacgtttaaaggtggcattcacgcgcaaatacttgcatttaataggacaagcggactccccggaatgtaccacatgtggcttgctagagactatagaacatgtatTAGTgccgtgtccagcgtatgcacgtgaaagactcatactcgtatctgctctgaagcctatggacacatcgctcctctctgaggattttatcctcggcgcttggccagatagttttagaactgtaaaggcaacgcgagcgctctcacgctttttgagcgacatggaccttgtctcgcgtttgtgatgtcagaaagtgtgccttgtttttttttaaggtagtttttcatctgcctcctcccatcatcatcgtcccccatcgtgaccttcttttatctcctcttcccgtcccccagagcagagtagcaggccagatatttatttttcaggccaacctctctgcctttcctatcaataaacacTCACTCTCTCTTGTGTTCCTAGTATCTCATCAGGCAAAGTTAACAGGGAAGAGGAATTTTTCCTACAAAAGAGAAGTCCCTCTACCTTATCTTGCTTTGCTAGTATATATTCTGAGATAGACTAAAGCAATGTCTGTGAACTTAGCGATGTAAAAAGCGCTGATGACCTTTTTATGAAGCTATTTCAGACAACTTATGATTGGGGCTTTATcgttaaaaagaaaaatgaaaaacgcagcaaccgaaAGCCTTGCAGAGCAGCTGGACATTTAAAATTAATTGCTGGTAAAAACAGTTTTTGAAGTGTTTTATTGAAACTATAGATCTGGCTACTTTGTCATAATTTAAGAATGTTCGAAACAAGCTTCAGCGGTAATTGAGGAAGGCAAAGGAAAAAAACTACCAAAACTTGTTTTGTCTTGTAATGGTAAGATGGATCGAACTTGAAAAATCGTTAACAGTTTGCTAAACAGAAAGAAGCATAATTTTCTGCCAACAAATGCAGTTAGAAATAATAATCCGATAACGCAAACTGAGCTTACCAACGCCTGTAAGGATTATTTCATATCGGTGTTTAAAAACAGCGCCGCAGATATCGCATTGTCCTCTTATGCTGACAATCTGCCCCGGAATTAGTAAGCACTGTTGGATGTTTTAGCATGAGAGGAAATAATAATATCATGCTTGAATCACTATAATATGGAGGGTCAATTTTCAGCTCTGGAAAAGAGAAGTTGCACATTGCTGAAGTTAATTTATTGTCCGGTGATTATACCTCTCTGGTATTAATTCTCAACACGTAACTATGAGTGACCTCAGTCGGAAAGCGCATGCTGCTTCTGCTCCCAGCGAAGCTCCTCGAAATCTAGTTAACAGTTCCGTGCTCATctgttgactcgatagactactGACTCCATTGCCATTGCAGCCGCCCATGTAAAGCAGAGCTCAAATGGTTGTTGAGTAGGCTGTTCCAGGTGCCTTCGAAATGCCTGTGAGATAAAGGTATAAGAAAGAACACGGGTTATCACATCAGGTCCGTTACTCTAACTTTAATGGCATGCCTGAGATACACTGTGTGCCCTAAAGTCCATGACAAAATTCACGTGGTGTGCAGCGGCTGGTTAATTGTTACGACACGGCGAATGCTTCTAGCTCTAATGAAACACTGCATGCCTCACGACAGCCGTAAACCAGGCTTCTCGACTGTGCGCGGATAAACATCGCCCCCCACAGAATTCAGAGTTTGTCCATCACTGGCCCGCTATTGTGAACAAATAAGGTGTCCAACATATTACAACGCATACACCAGATTTAAGCGATAGATAGCGAAAAATAAGCTTAACCCGGAGCAACCGATTTAAATTATAGAGCACGTAATTCATGCATTTAGTAGATAGTAGCGATTCCTAAAACGTTATGAGGACGCCACTGAAAATTCCGGGAAAATGTTTGGCAGGCATAATTAAGATACGCTCTACCTCTACATAATCACCACTGTAATAACAGTAATCGTATCTGTATGCTCTGAAACGAAAAATAGTACACGATAGCAATAATTTATAAAAGAACAAGTTCGGTGCATCTGTGAACGCAAGTGACTATATATAGTAAGCAAAATGTCAGAGATTAATGACAAAAAATTGAAAAGAGGGTAAATATTGACGTAACTGAAACTCATTCTAAAACGATCCGCCAAAAACATCATTTAAACAACAATCGCGTATCTATTGAAAATAGCCACAAGATCCACAGTAGCCGCTCCAACGGCATCGCGCCAGGAAACGTTGGAAGCAGTCCATGAACTGCTGTCTTTAAGATGAGCGCCTTGCTCTTCCTTTGGATCAGTAGTATGCTGCCCTGTAGTGGGACCTGGTTCACTTTTCCCGAAGCGTGGTTCCCTTTTTGTGGTTCCTGAATTGTTAATACTGGTAGCGGATTCCATTTTAGTGGTGCTCAATTCTTTCTTGGGGGTGATCGCTGCCTTTTTGCTAGAATCCGATTCCTGTCTGGTGGTCCTTAGATCGTTTTTGCCGACGGTCGGTCCCCTTTTCGAAGTGCTATGATCAGTTTTATTGGCGTTCGAGTCCTCTTTAGTGTTGCTTGATGTAATTTTTTCAGAAAGGGGTCACTTTGTGTTGGTGTCTGACCTGGTTTTGATTGTTATTCGTTGCCCTCGATTCATGTTTACCAACGATATATTCCTTCTGGGCAGTGCTCGATACCTTTTATTCGGAACGAGCTTCCTTTCTTGTGGTTCTCAAATCGTTTTTACCTGTAGTTGACCTCATTTCGGTCGTGCTTGATTCCATTCTATTGATGCTCGATTCCTCTTTGGTGGTGCTGGATCCTTTTTCTTCTGCAAACGTTGCCTTGATAGCACTTACCGAATCGGTTTTACTGGCAGTCGATGCTTTTTTGGTGGTGCTCGATGGTTCTTTGTTGCTGGTTCTCGATCCTTTTTCTTCAGAAGACGTTTCCTTTATAACACTGCTTGAATCGATCTTACCAGCATTCGACGTCGTTTGGGTGGCGATTGATTTCGTTCCATTGATGCTCGATTCCTATTTGATGGTGCTGGATGCCTTTTCTTTGGAAAACGTTTCCTTGTTAGCACTCCTGGAGTTGCTTTTACCGGCGGTTAATGTCATTCTGGTGGAGGTCGATTCCGTTCTTTTGATGCTAGGTTCCTTGTTAGTGATAGTGGATTCTTTTTCTTCGGAAAACGTTTGCTTTTAAGCACTGCTCGAATCGGTTTTATCAGCAGTCGACCTCATTTTGGTGGTGCTTGATTCCATTCTATTGATGTTCGGATCATTGGTGCTGGATCCTTTCTCTTCAGAAGACACTTCCTTTATAGGACTGCTCTAATCGGTTTTACCAGCAGTCGATCTCATTTTGGGGGTGCTCGATTCCATTCTATTGATGCTATGCTCCTTGTTGGTGTTGTTGGATCCTTTCTCTTCGGAAGACGTTTCCTTTATAGCAGTGCTCGAATCGGTTTTACCAGCAGTCTATCTCACTTTGGTTGTCCTTGGTTCCATTCTATTGATTTTGTGCTCCTTGTTGGTGGTGTTCGATCCGTCTCTTTCAGAAATTGTTTCATTTTTTACACTGATCGAATTGCTTTTACCGGCAATAGACGCCGTTTTGGTTGTGCTAGATTTTGTATAGGTGGTGTTTGGTCCCTCTTCACTGGGGCCCGATGTCTTTTTGGTCGTTCCCGATTCTTGTTCTGAGGCAGTAATACCACACTGGCCGAAAGCGTTGTCACACACGGTTCCCTTCGGGCAGGCAGAACAGGCGGGGCCTTCCTGGTACAGCGGCTTCCTGAAGACGTTTCCGGTGACCGTGTAGTTGCACACGTAGAACTGAATGTGCGTCAGGTTGACAGCTCCGATGATGCTGTACTCCACAAAGCCGCAGCCGACGTAGCTGGTCTTGGCCCACACAAGTTGGGTGAAGTGCCCTAGCATAGGCTCCGAGGCGGGCAGAGGTCGGAACTCGAGGCGCTGCTCCGGCGGGTAGTCTTCGTACTCAATAAATCACTCCTTGATGCGACCAGGCCAGTCGGTGCTCGAGAAAGAGAAGTTTCTACCACGGAAGGCAAGGTTCTGTCCCGGCGCATTGAACTTGGTCGTGAAGCGGTCGCGCCGGTGGTCGTGGTTGTACTCTCCCTTGGCGGATGTACACTGCTCGGCTTTCGCTTGTGCCACGGAAGTGAGCTCTTCGTCCCAGACAAGCCGAGCCATATTAACGGCCGAAGGAAAGCCCTGCAGTTTTCCTAGGGCCACCATGCTCTGGTAGACGTTGTGGGTCCTCAGTATGAGGAGCCGCTCCTCCGGGCTGATGCTTCTATTCCTGACGAAGCAGTTCCTGTTGGGAGGCTTGCAGGCCGTGTGCGTGGGACGCCGCTTGCGGTACTCTTCCTTGCACTCCTGGTGAGCTGGAACAGCGAGGGAAGACAAGCACAAGACTGCGAGCAGGGCTCGTTGCGCTTCCATgtcttctcgtcttcttcctctgGCTATGGCACCTGCTCGCTGATATCATACCGTACTGAATAGTCCTTTTCGCCTTCTTCCACGCTCGTATTTAGGCACGTGTACATTACGCATACAGACCACAAACATGTATTGGCCGATATCTGTGACGTGCGTGAATCACAAACGGCTTAAGTCTTTGAGCAGCGCAGAAACGAGGAAACAATGAGGGACTTAAAATGTTTCCTTTTACatcatagaaagaaaaattatatcTGCACCTGCTCTAACTCTGAAGTAAAATGACCGAAGAACAAAAATGTAAGCCCGCTAAGACAGGCACTGTAAAAAAGTTTTCATTCTTAAAGGTGTACTTCCATGTCTGTAACTCTAAGCTACTAACTGGCACCTATAATTCTCTACGAAAAGCTGCCGACGACCTCTCCAGAATCTCACTCAATTTACGGCATTCTCaatttttgaagaaagaaaaacaaaccttGCTAAAGGAGGCCAACATTCAGCAAACCCGATCTCACAATAATGCATTGCTAGCATGTGCCACGTATTTTGTCAGAGGAACATAAACAGCCATAAGAATCCCTGTAATGAGTAATGCAAATGTACTGAGGTGACAGTTCAACACAGAAGACAGCAGTGGTGCGCGCAATGCTTACTTACCCATCACGTGCATAGTTCCTCGAAGTTCATATACGCCATTTCAGTGAGCCCCATTTGGGGTGAGGGATGTTTAGCACTTAAGCTGCATATGGCAGGCAGCCCAGCTAAAAGGCTTATAG
Coding sequences within it:
- the LOC144095389 gene encoding CRISP/Allergen/PR-1-like, translating into MHVMAHQECKEEYRKRRPTHTACKPPNRNCFVRNRSISPEERLLILRTHNVYQSMVALGKLQGFPSAVNMARLVWDEELTSVAQAKAEQCTSAKGEYNHDHRRDRFTTKFNAPGQNLAFRGRNFSFSSTDWPGRIKE